TTAGAGGATCCATCACACTTGACTATGATCTCCCATGAGGAAGACAAGTTGATAAAACCAGTACTTAAGAGATCGTCATCTTGGACATGCTGACCGTTATCAATTGATTACCCACAAATATCTACCAAATTGTCCTAGAGGTTCCAAGATTGTTGCATGTAATTTAGGCAATGTTTATTCTTTGACATATTCTTGTCATTCTTGCCTTTTTGGGCTGATTGCTGTGGCCTATGTCTACTTGTGTACAATAGTGTCTTTCAATTAGCTTCTTGTTTTTTCTATAGTTTGTTCTTTCAATGTTTGTGTCGAAAGATATTTCTCCCAATTAAATCGAAATGGTTTCATTTCCCATTTTGCAAGTGGTTACGAGGACCATTCCACTCACATTCAGCTAGAGCTAGACCTGTCATGACTGTCAAATTCCGATTCAGCTTGATTTTTTTAAAACTGATTTAGCTTGATTTTTTAAAGTTAATGAAAGGATAATAAAAAAGTTCTACATACCGAAATGCGAAAGTTGGTAGAGTAAATGAGAACATTTTTTGAACCCTTATTTTGATTGTAAACCCACCCGAACAGTATTGACAAGATCAGTACTTCGACCCAAAGATCAAACGAATTGACCTGACCAGTCCGACCCATTAGGTCCATCTATAGTACAACCTCACGAGAAGACTTGAGAAGTCGCCGGTAACTGCAAGCTTTAGTATCGCAGTCCTAATACTGCTATAATATGAGAGTGTGATGCTAGATGCTAGATGCTACAAAACGATCTGCCAAAAACAAGGTTACATTTGATCGATCCATCAATAATTCAACAAGCATACAATAATTAAGCAATTGTAACAAAATTCTTATTCTGGAAGCATCTTCCGACGTTTTAGACAAGAAAAAACTTCAATGGGAGAGATACCGAAACTGTCACATAGTTATAATGATCTTTCCACACAACGCACATAATCGAAAGtctatatagcttgtcaccattTCAAGAAGGGGCCATAAGGAACTCAACCAGATGCCGTCTTCTTTTGCTGGAAAACGACTGCGTAGATGGGTACGCCAACACCGATACTAAAGGCAGTTAAGACAGCAAGAGACATTGTCGTCTTCTGGTACTTCATCCTGTCTAAGTTGTACATGTGCTTTGCATGAAGATAGAATGGCTCATCATGACCGTGTCCACCCATTTTCATTCCGCTCGAGTGGAATTCCCTGCTTGCTGCACATTCCACGTTTTAAATTTATATTATGAAACTTCATTAAACACCTCCTTTTGCATGAGAATTAAGAAGCATATTAAGATATGGATGAAAATGCAAGTTGAGTAAAAATATAGGGTTAGAAAACATAATCACAGATCACGCACAAAAAGGAAAGATTCACAATGAGAATTTTATTTATGAACAAAAAAATATATCAGATAATATCCAACTTCTTTTAACTGAAATGCACACAGTGGAAATGTGGCATAACTTATAACAGTTACAAGCGTAGTACGAAATCCAGGTTTTAGTTATAGGTCGTCGCCGCCTAAGCACGCTAAATGCTGCCAATATCACCTCAAGATCCAGCCATGAGATCTTCACAAAATGGTCTTCTTTTAGTGGCTGCCTTGATATAAATAACATATTACCATGCTTAGAAGTAGAAGTATGCGTTACACTAAAATGCTCATTAGTTAAGCAAAAGACATAAGAATTGCAGATAACAAGggaatgaataaaatacagtAGATATTAGCGGATTGTAAGAGCGACTACAaagattaaataaataaataaataaaagtagtGCCTGGCACATGAGCCTTATTTTACACCAGTGAAGCAATCTCTTGATGCAAAGCTAATTAAAATCGTTAATCTTGGACAACCAAGGGGTCTATCATCTGTGTGTCTAAGGAGTAAGGACTATGAACAATTATCTCTGAACTGCATGAATTTAAGGGTGCTTACCAAAATAATAAACTAAAGCGAAGATCACAGTATTAACTACAAGCTTGCAATAGAATTACATAATTCGAAGTCATCAACTGACTAAATTCCCGATCTTCAGATTGCAGGCAATGGTTATAAAAAAGATCCCAAATTCCCTAAGCAATGCTGAT
This sequence is a window from Silene latifolia isolate original U9 population chromosome 8, ASM4854445v1, whole genome shotgun sequence. Protein-coding genes within it:
- the LOC141596942 gene encoding uncharacterized protein LOC141596942, with the protein product MAMSNGLRSCASKLMNSSKPILSKPASREFHSSGMKMGGHGHDEPFYLHAKHMYNLDRMKYQKTTMSLAVLTAFSIGVGVPIYAVVFQQKKTASG